Proteins co-encoded in one Pseudophryne corroboree isolate aPseCor3 chromosome 1, aPseCor3.hap2, whole genome shotgun sequence genomic window:
- the LOC134909328 gene encoding uncharacterized protein LOC134909328 has protein sequence MENQGFEMQENGLEHFSPNKNHQQPRHFEPGQDKKRSSSLMKIFMVCFLACLITTAVGVLILSLVYLGHFSEKDSGQAMSPGTDSEPPQDSSSQKTASRYSFMSHLSKSKVFQFEGGAIQWARFRNQANDYSSDNEMQFGTSINRHQSKMSVGTLRIVSKGLRAPHWHFNANEHGYLVQGKAWIGIVDDGANTVTTYNVTAGQVIFLPKNTLHWVKNVGDEDCLFLLFFTTHEELKTLDVDDAFYLTPEDIAARSLKPVGGVNFIRSFEKPKEDQAINLPENLVELIQNAAYVQSNDSDVWKYFYDLEGSRQFIFPGGIIQWARHRTNGVGLNANERIYSESVNSHSDTLTLGTLRITSNGLRQPHFHFNAHEMGYVISGCGQIGIIGEKPVEDFTVGIGDVFFFPIGTQHYIKSVCDEDLLMILAFSTGNQLETLDMDDYFHATSDHILAQLFRKKQQEFKKIPKFQVDQAVNLP, from the exons ATGGAAAACCAAGGGTTTGAGATGCAAGAAAACGGGCTGGAACATTTCTCTCCCAATAAGAATCACCAGCAGCCAAGACACTTTGAACCCGGACAG GATAAGAAACGTTCCTCCTCTCTGATGAAAATCTTCATGGTCTGTTTCCTGGCTTGTCTCATCACCACGGCCGTCGGAGTACTAATTTTATCCCTGGTTTACCTGGGTCATTTCAGTGAGAAAGACTCTGGGCAAGCCATGAGCCCAGGTACAGACTCAGAGCCACCACAGGACAGCAGTAGCCAGAAAACTGCAAGTCGCTATAGTTTTATGAGCCACCTCAGCAAAtctaag GTGTTTCAGTTTGAAGGCGGAGCTATACAGTGGGCGCGCTTCCGGAACCAAGCTAACGATTATTCCAGTGACAACGAGATGCAGTTTGGTACCAGCATTAATCGTCACCAGTCTAAAATGAGCGTGGGCACGCTGCGGATTGTGAGCAAGGGCTTGAGAGCCCCACATTGGCACTTCAATGCTAACGAGCATGGCTACCTGGTGCAG GGCAAGGCGTGGATTGGGATAGTTGATGATGGGGCCAACACTGTCACCACCTACAACGTTACAGCTGGCCAGGTCATCTTTCTCCCTAAGAACACCCTACATTGGGTGAAGAACGTGGGTGATGAAGATTGCCTTTTCCTTCTGTTCTTTACTACTCACGAAGAGCTGAAAACACTTGATGTGGATGACGCGTTTTACCTGACGCCGGAGGACATTGCTGCAAGGTCACTGAAG CCAGTTGGTGGCGTCAATTTCATCAGAAGCTTCGAGAAACCAAAAGAAGACCAAGCTATAAACCTCCCCGAAAACCTGGTGGAACTAATCCAAAATGCCGCCTATGTACAGTCCAATGACTCGGACGTCTGGAAGTATTTTTACGACTTGGAAG GGTCGAGACAATTCATCTTCCCCGGAGGAATCATTCAGTGGGCTCGCCACCGGACGAATGGAGTTGGCCTAAATGCCAATGAGAGGATCTATAGTGAATCTGTAAATTCA CACAGTGACACCCTCACTCTGGGAACCCTAAGAATAACCAGTAATGGCCTAAGACAGCCGCATTTCCACTTCAATGCACACGAAATGGGATATGTCATTAGCGGCTGTGGCCAG ATTGGAATAATTGGAGAAAAACCTGTTGAGGATTTTACAGTCGGTATTGGCGATGTGTTTTTCTTCCCGATCGGAACCCAGCATTACATCAAAAGCGTATGCGATGAGGACTTATTGATGATACTGGCCTTCAGCACTGGAAACCAG CTGGAAACACTTGATATGGACGACTATTTCCATGCCACGTCTGACCACATTCTGGCACAGCTCTTCCGAAAGAAGCAGCAAGAATTTAAGAAAATTCCGAAATTCCAGGTGGATCAAGCTGTTAACCTGCCATAA